The proteins below are encoded in one region of Shewanella putrefaciens:
- the cysS gene encoding cysteine--tRNA ligase, which yields MLKIYNSITRQKQEFKPINPGKIGMYVCGVTIYDLCHIGHGRTFVSFDMIVRYLRYVGYEVNFQRNITDVDDKIIKRANENNESCEALTERLIGEMHRDFDALNMLRPDFEPRATLHIEEIIDMVERLLERGHAYVASDGDVLFSVASYPDYGRLSGQNLDQLQAGARVEVDENKQNPMDFVLWKMSKPGEPTWESPWGPGRPGWHIECSAMNSKHLGLHFDIHGGGSDLQFPHHENEIAQSCCAHDTPYVNYWMHTGMVMVDREKMSKSLGNFFTIRDVLGHYDAETVRYFLLSGHYRSQLNYSEENLKQARSALERLYTAIKDVDLTVAADPAQEFVAKFKAAMDDDFNTPEAYSVLFDMVREINRLKATDIAKASALAVAMKQLADVLGLLSQEPEAFFKGEGSDDEVAEIEALIVERNRARSEKDWPAADVARNRLNELGVVLEDGPSGTTWRKK from the coding sequence ATGTTGAAGATTTACAACAGTATTACCCGCCAAAAACAGGAATTTAAGCCAATCAATCCCGGAAAAATTGGGATGTACGTGTGTGGTGTGACCATATACGATCTCTGTCATATTGGTCACGGGCGTACTTTTGTTTCCTTTGACATGATAGTGCGTTACCTGCGTTATGTGGGCTATGAGGTGAATTTTCAGCGCAATATTACCGATGTCGATGACAAAATTATTAAACGCGCTAACGAAAATAATGAAAGTTGCGAGGCCTTAACCGAGCGTTTGATCGGTGAGATGCATCGGGATTTTGATGCCTTAAATATGCTGCGCCCTGACTTTGAGCCGCGGGCAACTCTACATATTGAAGAAATTATTGATATGGTTGAGCGTTTGCTTGAGCGTGGTCATGCCTATGTTGCGAGCGATGGCGATGTGCTATTTAGCGTGGCATCTTACCCTGATTATGGCCGTTTATCCGGGCAGAATTTAGATCAACTGCAAGCCGGTGCGCGAGTTGAAGTCGACGAAAATAAACAAAATCCAATGGATTTTGTGCTGTGGAAAATGTCTAAACCCGGCGAGCCAACGTGGGAATCACCATGGGGACCGGGTCGCCCTGGCTGGCATATCGAATGCTCTGCCATGAACAGCAAGCACTTAGGGCTGCATTTTGATATTCATGGCGGCGGCTCGGACTTACAGTTCCCACACCATGAGAACGAAATCGCCCAGTCCTGCTGTGCCCATGACACGCCCTATGTGAACTACTGGATGCACACGGGCATGGTGATGGTTGACCGTGAAAAAATGTCAAAATCCTTGGGCAACTTCTTCACCATTCGTGATGTGCTCGGTCATTACGATGCCGAGACAGTGCGTTACTTCCTGTTATCGGGTCACTATCGCAGCCAATTGAATTACTCCGAAGAGAATTTAAAACAAGCTCGCTCAGCCTTAGAACGTTTGTATACGGCGATTAAAGATGTTGATTTGACCGTTGCTGCCGATCCTGCACAGGAGTTTGTCGCTAAATTTAAAGCGGCAATGGACGATGATTTCAATACACCTGAAGCTTACTCAGTGCTGTTTGATATGGTGCGTGAAATTAATCGCCTAAAAGCGACGGATATTGCTAAGGCGTCGGCCCTTGCGGTGGCGATGAAGCAACTAGCCGATGTACTGGGGCTGTTAAGTCAAGAGCCTGAAGCTTTCTTTAAAGGTGAGGGCAGTGACGATGAAGTGGCTGAAATTGAAGCCTTAATCGTTGAACGTAACCGTGCTCGCAGCGAAAAAGATTGGCCAGCGGCAGATGTGGCTCGTAATCGTTTGAATGAGCTTGGCGTAGTTTTGGAAGATGGCCCAAGTGGCACCACTTGGCGTAAGAAATAA
- the tig gene encoding trigger factor, translated as MQVSVEATQGLERRLTISVPAEQIEKLVKDSLQREAKRARIPGFRPGKVPVTVINKRYGAAIRQDITGEVMQRNFIEAIIAEKLNPAGAPTFVPGSTDGEKFEFIATFEIYPEVALKGLEAIEVEQPKAQVTDADVDTMIETLRKQHATFAAVEREAADGDKVKMNFVGSVDGEEFEGGKADDFELQLGSGRMIPGFEAGILGHKAGEEFVIDVTFPEEYHAENLKGKAAKFAITLTEVQAANLPEVNDEFAALFGISEGGLEALKTEIRKNMNRELEQALKANVKEQVIAGLLANNDIELPKALIDGEVNVLRQQAMQRFGGQAANMPELPAELFTEQAARRVKIGLLLGEVIKTNELKAEDERVQGLIASMASAYEDPSEVIAYYNSNKELMQNMRNVALEEQAVEALLKSAKVTEKEVAFEEFMNKATGRA; from the coding sequence ATGCAAGTTTCTGTTGAAGCAACCCAAGGCCTAGAGCGTCGCCTGACCATTTCTGTTCCTGCGGAACAAATTGAAAAGCTGGTTAAAGACAGTTTACAACGTGAAGCTAAGCGTGCTCGTATCCCAGGTTTCCGTCCTGGTAAAGTGCCTGTCACTGTCATTAACAAACGTTATGGCGCGGCAATTCGTCAAGATATCACCGGTGAAGTCATGCAACGCAACTTCATCGAAGCCATCATTGCTGAGAAATTAAACCCAGCGGGTGCACCGACTTTTGTTCCTGGTTCTACTGATGGCGAAAAATTCGAATTTATCGCTACCTTTGAAATCTACCCAGAAGTAGCACTAAAAGGCTTAGAAGCGATTGAAGTTGAACAACCAAAAGCACAAGTCACTGATGCTGACGTTGACACTATGATCGAAACTTTACGTAAACAACACGCGACTTTCGCGGCTGTTGAGCGCGAAGCTGCCGATGGCGACAAAGTAAAAATGAACTTTGTTGGCTCAGTTGACGGTGAAGAATTCGAAGGCGGCAAAGCGGACGATTTCGAACTGCAATTAGGTAGCGGCCGTATGATCCCAGGCTTTGAAGCCGGTATCTTAGGTCACAAAGCGGGCGAAGAATTTGTTATTGACGTGACTTTCCCAGAAGAATATCACGCTGAAAACCTAAAAGGTAAAGCAGCTAAATTCGCCATTACACTGACTGAAGTGCAAGCGGCTAACCTGCCAGAAGTGAACGATGAGTTTGCAGCTCTGTTCGGTATCAGCGAAGGTGGTTTAGAAGCGCTGAAAACTGAAATCCGTAAAAACATGAACCGTGAACTTGAGCAAGCGTTAAAAGCTAACGTGAAAGAGCAAGTGATCGCAGGTCTGTTAGCAAACAACGACATCGAACTGCCAAAAGCATTGATCGATGGCGAAGTTAATGTACTGCGTCAACAGGCTATGCAACGTTTTGGCGGTCAAGCGGCTAATATGCCAGAACTGCCAGCTGAACTGTTCACTGAACAAGCAGCTCGTCGCGTTAAAATCGGTCTGCTATTAGGTGAAGTCATCAAGACTAACGAACTGAAAGCCGAAGACGAGCGCGTACAAGGTTTGATCGCTTCTATGGCTTCTGCTTACGAAGATCCAAGTGAAGTTATCGCTTATTACAACAGCAACAAAGAACTGATGCAGAACATGCGCAACGTTGCTTTAGAAGAGCAAGCGGTTGAAGCACTGCTTAAATCTGCCAAAGTGACCGAGAAAGAAGTTGCTTTTGAAGAATTTATGAACAAGGCTACCGGTCGCGCATAA
- the folD gene encoding bifunctional methylenetetrahydrofolate dehydrogenase/methenyltetrahydrofolate cyclohydrolase FolD, whose protein sequence is MTAQIIDGKAIAQSIRTQLREKVTARKEAGQRVPGLAVILVGADPASQVYVGSKRKACEEVGFISRSYDLETSCTEEALLKLIDDLNDDPTIDGILVQLPLPAHIEDSKVIERIRPDKDVDGFHPYNVGRLAQRIPVLRSCTPMGIMTLIKSTGVDTYGLDAVVVGASNIVGRPMTLELLLAGCTTTTCHRFTKNLEQKIRQADLVVVAVGKPGFIPGEWIKPGAIVIDVGINRLDNGTLVGDVQYEVAAQNASFITPVPGGVGPMTIASLLENTLYAAEQYHD, encoded by the coding sequence ATGACAGCCCAAATAATCGACGGCAAGGCGATTGCTCAATCCATCCGCACTCAACTTCGTGAAAAAGTCACCGCCCGCAAAGAGGCTGGACAACGCGTACCGGGTTTAGCCGTCATATTAGTGGGAGCCGATCCTGCCTCCCAGGTTTATGTTGGAAGCAAACGTAAGGCCTGTGAAGAAGTCGGCTTTATTTCCCGTTCATATGATCTCGAGACAAGCTGCACCGAAGAAGCACTACTTAAACTCATCGATGACCTCAATGATGATCCAACCATCGACGGCATCTTAGTGCAACTCCCCTTACCAGCCCATATTGAAGACTCAAAGGTCATCGAGCGAATTCGCCCCGATAAAGATGTCGATGGATTCCACCCCTATAACGTTGGCCGTTTAGCACAACGTATTCCAGTGCTGCGCTCTTGCACACCGATGGGTATTATGACGCTCATTAAATCCACTGGCGTCGATACCTATGGCTTAGATGCGGTTGTGGTTGGTGCGTCGAATATTGTCGGCCGCCCTATGACCTTAGAACTACTGCTGGCGGGCTGCACAACGACCACATGTCATCGTTTTACTAAGAACCTTGAGCAAAAAATCCGCCAAGCTGATTTAGTGGTGGTTGCTGTGGGTAAACCCGGTTTTATTCCCGGTGAGTGGATAAAACCCGGTGCGATTGTGATCGATGTGGGTATTAACCGTTTAGATAACGGCACCTTAGTCGGCGACGTGCAATATGAAGTGGCCGCGCAAAATGCCAGCTTTATCACTCCCGTTCCCGGCGGCGTTGGCCCGATGACGATTGCGAGCCTATTAGAAAACACCTTATATGCAGCAGAGCAGTATCATGACTAA